ACCAAAGTAGTAATGTCTTCCCGTTCAACTGCGGCAACAAATTGCTGCGCAGACATGCCGGAGAGAATGGCCAGCGCCAGTTTAGGCCCAACACCGTTAACTTTAATCAGTTCGCGGAACAACGCGCGCTCCTGCTTATCATTAAAGCCATACAGAAGTTGGGCATCTTCTCGCACCACAAATTGGGTGAAAATAATGGCTTCCTGCCCCAGATCCGGCAGCTCATAAAAGCAGGTCATTGGCAATTGGACTTCATAGCCAACACCGTTTGTTTCCAACAGCACCAACGGTGGCTGTTTTTCCAGAATGATACCTCTGAGGCGCCCTATCACGTTGACTCTCTCCTCGTTTACCCACGGCCGGGTATAAGCATAATGGCTGTTTATAGCACAAAAAAGGCTGGATGGATATACAGCCAACAATTACTGTTAACCTGTTCGTCTAGTAATGAGGCTTTACTCAAAGAACCTGGGATTGCAGGGAGGCAGCCTCTTAGAGGCAAGGCCGAGTAATAAACGCCGCACCACCCTGCGCTCACAAGTCTAAGGGGATGATCAGCGTATTCTGCCCCGCGCCAATGTCATTTGGTCATTACCCAATCGCAAGGTATTTTGACTAAGATGGCAATGGGTTATCGCAATAGCCAATGCATCGGCAGCATCGGCCTGAGGATTCGCTGGCAGTTTCAACAGTGAGCGCACCATATGTTGAACCTGACTTTTTTCTGCCGCCCCAGTCCCCACGACGGTTTGTTTTACCTGGCGGGCTGCATACTCAGAAACCGGTAAATTCAGGTTGACCGCAGCGACAATTGCAGCACCACGTGCTTGCCCCAGCTTTAACGCCGAATCCGGGTTTTTCGCCATAAACACTTGTTCAATAGCAAAAAAATCAGGTTGGAACTGAGTGATAATTTCAGTCACACCGGCATAAATTAGCTTCAGACGAGTAGGCATATCGTCAACAACAGTGCGGATACAGCCGCTGCCCAGATAAGTGAGCTGACGGCCTTGCTGACGAATAACGCCATAACCGGTGACACGAGAACCGGGATCGATGCCTAATACGATCGCCATACCAGTTTCTTTACCTTATTCGCTGCATTGCTTCTCATTAATATTATGTTGAGTAACATTAATGAGCAAAGGCACCGCACCTGTGCAATACCGTGGGTGCCTCTAAAAACACTGGCCACATAGTGCGGCCAGAGAGAATGACATAACTCATTGAACAGCCCGATGGGATGACGCTGTTTTACAATGTTGCCGCCACTTCATCAGAGATTTCACCATTATGGTAAACCTCTTGTACATCATCAGAATCTTCCAGCATATCGATCAAACGCAGCAGTTTTGGTGCTGTTTCTGCATCCAGATCTGCTTTAGTTGATGGAATCAACGCAACTTCAGCACCTTCAGCCACCAGACCTGTAGCATCCAGCGCATCTTTCACCGCACCCAGTGACTCCCAAGCCGTGAACACGTCAATAGCACCGTCATCATATACCACGATATCATCAGCACCCGCTTCCAATGCCGCATCCATCACGGCATCTTCTTCCAGCCCTGGTGCGTAAGAAATGACGCCTTTTTTGGTAAACAGATAGGAAACAGAACCATCGGTTCCCAAATTACCGCCGGTCTTAGTGAATGCATGGCGGACTTCAGATACGGTACGGTTACGGTTATCACTCAGGCATTCAACCATCACGGCAGTGCCGCCAGGGCCGTAGCCTTCGTAAATAATAGTTTCCATGTTGTTATCTTCGTCACCACCAACACCACGGGCAATGGCGCGGTTCAGCGTGTCACGCGTCATATTATTCGATAGCGCTTTATCGATGGCCGCACGTAAACGTGGGTTTGCACCGGGATCACCACCACCCAGACGTGCTGCAGTCACCAGCTCACGGATAATTTTAGTGAAAATCTTACCGCGCTTGGCATCCTGTGCCGCTTTGCGGTGTTTTGTGTTGGCCCATTTACTATGACCTGCCATAAATAAGTATCTCCAAAAATACTAGCTTGAATAAAGAACGTACTCTTCAATCGCTTGCTGATTACTCCAGGATTTAGTTAATGCTGCGGCAGTCGCTGCATCTAACCACTGGTAAGCAAGATGTTCGGTGATCACCACATCCCGCTCTTCGGGTAACGCCAGACAGAACCAATGTTCTTTATTCCGCGTAACACCCGGCGCATAGCGACGGCGCAAATGCACAAAGAGTTCAAATTCCACACAACGCTGGCAGTCGAACAGATCAAGGTTTTCACCCAGTATATCAATGCCGACTTCTTCCTTTACTTCGCGCTGCGCGGTTTGCCACGGCGCTTCCCCCTCTTCCAGACTGCCGGTCACCGACTGCCAGAAATCAGGATCATCACGCCGTTGCAACATCAGCACCCGACCACTGGATCTGGCGTAGATCACCGCCAGTATTGATTCTGGGCGCTTATACCCGTCATCTTTCAAACTGCAAGTGTGTTGGCTTCGCTCAATCATCCGAATCACTTACCGGTGTAAGCTCTCCGGGATTCTCTTGCTTGCCGCCTTCCTGCATCTTGAAATCTATTGGGTATATATAATTCATTACTGATTCTCTTCTTCCGCTACGTCTGTTGCCCCTTTCTTCGCCACCACGCTGATTGACAGCTCTTGCAGAGAAGCAGGATTAGCAAAGCTTGGCGCATCGGTCATCAGACAAGCCGCCGCAGTGGTTTTCGGGAAAGCAATAACATCACGAATGTTATCAGTACCGGTCAGCAGCATCACCAGACGATCCAGGCCGAAAGCCAGACCTGCGTGTGGCGGTGTGCCATATTTCAATGCGTCCAGCAGGAAGCCAAATTTCTCACGCTGCTCGTGTTCATTGATACCCAGAATACCAAACACCTGTTGCTGCATTTCGGTACGGTGAATACGCACTGAACCGCCACCGACTTCATAACCGTTAATCACCATATCGTACGCATTGGCGATAGCCGTAGTCGGTGCCGCAGCCAATTGCTCTGGGCTCATCTCTTTTGGTGCGGTAAACGGATGATGCATCGCCGTTAGGCCACCTTCGCTATCATCTTCGAACATCGGGAAGTCAACAACCCACAGCGGTGCCCATGTCCCCAGTTTGGTCAGTTCCAGGTCACGACCTACTTTCAGACGCAATGCCCCCATCGCGTCAGTGACGATTTTGTTGCTATCGGCACCAAAGAACAGAATATCGCCGCTCTCAGCCTGAGCGCGAACCAGAATGGCTTCCAGCACCTCTGCACTAAGGAATTTCGCAATTGGGCTTTGCACACCTTCAACACCTGCTGCACGGTCATTGACTTTCAACCATGCTAAGCCTTTCGCGCCATAGATGCTGACAAACTGGCCGTACTCATCGATTTGCTTACGGGTAACCTGTGCGCCACCGGGAACACGCAGTGCAGCGACACGGCCTTTGGCATCATTTGCCGGGCCAGAGAAGACTTTAAACTCAACGTCTTTAACCAGATCCGCAACATCCACCAATTCCATTGGGTTACGCAGGTCTGGTTTATCAGAACCGAAACGACGCATAGCTTCAGCAAAAGTCATCACCGGGAAGTCACCCAGATCCACGCCTTTGGTTTCCTGCCACAATTCACGCACCAACTTCTCCATCACTTCACGCACTTGATCGGCGGTCATGAAAGAGGTTTCAACATCAATTTGGGTGAATTCAGGCTGGCGGTCAGCACGCAAGTCTTCATCACGGAAGCATTTTACGATCTGATAATAGCGGTCAAAGCCAGACATCATCAGTAACTGTTTAAACAGCTGTGGTGATTGTGGCAATGCATAGAACTTGCCTTTGTGTACACGGCTTGGCACCAGATAGTCACGCGCACCTTCTGGGGTTGCTTTGGTCAGCATTGGGGTTTCAATATCGAGGAAACCATGGCTGTCCATAAAGCGACGGACAAAGCTGGTGATTTTGGCACGGCTTTTCAGGCGATCAGCCATTTCCGGGCGGCGCAAATCCAAATAGCGATACTTCAGACGCTGTTCTTCACTGTTGGTTTGATTTGAGTCCAGTGGCAACGGCTCAGAACGATTGATGATATTCAGCGCATTGGCAAAGATTTCCACTTCGCCCGTCGACATATCTTTATTGATTTGGCTATCAGGGCGGGCGCGCACGGTGCCGGTAATCTGGATACAGAACTCATTACGCAACTCTGAAGCCTGTTCAAAAGCGGCTTTATGGTCTGGATCGAAAAATACCTGAACAATGCCTTCGCGATCACGCATATCAATAAAAATCAGACCACCCAGGTCACGACGACGGTTAACCCAACCACAAAGTGTAACGCTTTGGCCCACATGGGACAGATTCAACTGCCCGCAATACTCAGTACGCATACAATATCCTTTTACTCAGCCGATGCCGCACGCGCTATGCACTGTCCGTGCGACTGTTTTCTTAGGTGTTTTGGATTAAAGAGTCTTGAAAAATGGGGGTCATTATAAAGGAATTTCATGGTATAGATAAGAGCGAACGCACAGCTCAGGCACGACAAAATCCCTTTCAGCGATGTTTTAACACATCATTTAACAAATTTATCCCCTCACAAGGACCGCCCGATAACATATGCTGGCATAAACAGGGCAACGGGTGAAACCGCTCATCCCAACTTTCGCATAATGATATTAAGGTGTAGCAGAATGAAACTTGATGTAAAAACCACCGCACTGGTGCTGATTGACTTACAACAAGGGATCTTACCTTTTGCCAAAGGCCCCTACACGGCAGCACAGATCATCGCGACCAACGCGCAATTGGCAGAACAGTTTCGCTTGCTGGATGCTCCGGTGGTTTTGGTGCGTGTGGGTTGGTCCGATTCCTTCGCCGAGGCACTAAAACAACCGGTAGATCAGCCAAGCCCTGCCCCCAAAGGCGGGTTGCCAGACTCATGGTGGACGTTCCCCGAACAACTCGCGGTGGCTGATCAAGATATCAAAATCACTAAACACCAGTGGGGCGCATTTTACGGCACAGATTTGGATTTACAATTGCGCCGGCGCGGCATCAAAACCATCGTATTGGCGGGGATTGCCACCAATATCGGTGTGGAGTCAACAGCTCGTGCAGCTTGGGAGCACGGTTATGAATTGGTGATTGCCGAAGACGGTTGCAGTACGGCGAGCAATGAGATGCAGCAGTTCGCATTTACGCATATTTTCCCACGGATATCCCGCGTGCGCAGTAGCCGCGAAATTCTTGCGGCCCTTAGCGCGTAACGCTATAACGTCAGTGCAGCTAACAACGCTGTAGCGCCAAGTAAGAAGGGTAAAAAATGTATATCGGACTGCCGCAATGGCAACACCCAACCTGGAACCGGCTGGGTATCAAGGATTTAGCTGACTATAGCCGCTACTTTAATTGTGTAGAGGGGAATACGACGTTTTATGCATTGCCACGGCTGGAGATCGTACAGCGCTGGCGCGATATGACGCCGGACAATTTCCGCTTTTGCTTTAAATTCCCCTCAACGATTAGCCATCAGTCTGCGTTGCGCGAATGTGAACTGGATCTACAGGCTTTTTATCACTGGTTGGCCCCATTGCATGAACGCATTGGTCAGTTGTGGTTACAGTTGCCCGCAGCCTTTGGGCCTAATGCGTTGAATCATCTGTGGCAATTTCTCGATAAATTGCCTGCTGGCTTCAATTATGGGGTCGAAGTACGCCATCCTGAGTTTTTTGCCAAAGGGGCCGCTGAGTTGGCGCTCAACCAAGGTTTGCACCAACGGTCAATCAATCGGGTGATATTAGATAGCCGCGCTATTCATGCAGCCAAACCGGCAACAACGGCAGTACGGGATGCGCAAAGCAAGAAACCCCGCCTCCCCGTACATGCCGTCGTCACTGGCAATCAGCCCTTAGTACGATTTATTGGTGGCGACCAAATGGATGATAATTTAGCGCTATTTTCGCCATGGTTACAAAGGCTGCCACAGTGGGAACAGCAATATCAGCCTTATTTATTCATTCATACCCCTGATAACAGTGATTCGCCGCAGCAAGCGCAAAAGATATGGCAACAGTTAGCAGCACGCATACCGACGCTAGCAACTGCTCCAGACTGGCCCGAACAAGCGACGTTGTTTTAACCTCATCTTTCCAAACACTAAACTGAACCTCAAGAAATGATAATCCAGCGATTTTTCTAGCGACAGTAACCCAACAGGCGGTTATCATTATTCAGCCAGTTATGGTTGGGCAATGGAGTTGAAAATGGTTAGCTCGCTTTATGTCGTGTTGGGCGCACTGTTATTGATAAAGCTTTCATTTGATGTGGTTAAATTGAGAAACCAGTACCGGGTCGCTTATGGCGACGGCGGCTTTTATGAATTACAAACTGCCATCCGGGTACATGGGAACGCCGTAGAATATATCCCTATTGCTGTTATTTTACTCATTATGATGGAGATGAACGGTGCTGAAACGTGGATGATCCATATCTGTGGATTAATGCTGATAATTGGCCGTCTGCTGCATTATTATGGCTTGCGCCATCGTGAAATTCGCTGGCGTCGCTCCGGGATGAGTGCCACCTACGTTTCGTTGGTATTAATGGTTATTGCTAATATTTACTATTTGCCTTGGGATCAGGTTTTCAGTCTGACCTGATCTGAATTGTCGCTTGATCCGTTACGAGAGTGACATCGCCGCAACACCGTTAGTTTGGGCGGCTGACTACCGCCTTCATGCCCATCTGCTCCCGTCACTCGTATTATCGCGCTGATCTACACAGATTTCTGTTATAATATGCGCCTTAAATTTCTTGTTAATGCCAATGACAGTCATGCCAAATCGCGACACTCAATCTCAAAACGACACACAGCGCCATCCGTCTGAGGCGATAGAGCCACAGCGTGACAGCCTGTTTGCAGCCCCTATTGCCCAGTTAGGTGACTGGACCTTCGACGAAAAGGTCGCTGAAGTATTTCCCGATATGATCCAGCGATCGGTCCCAGGTTACTCCAATATTATTTCGATGATAGGTATGTTGGCGCAACGTTTTGTGCAGCCTAACAGCCAGATTTATGATCTCGGCTGCTCGCTGGGTGCGGCGACACTGTCAATGCGCCGTAATATTAAGGCTGAGGGCTGCAAAATTATTGCCGTGGATAATTCGCCAGCAATGGTTGAACGTTGCCGCCGCCATCTGGATGCTTTCCGGGCGGAAACGCCGGTGGACGTCATAGAATCCGATATTCTGGATATTCAGCTAGAAAATGCCTCCATGGTGGTGCTGAACTTCACACTGCAATTCCTTGAACCCGCAGATCGCCAGCGGCTACTTAATCAAGTGTACCAAGGGTTACGCCCAGGAGGTGCCTTGGTATTATCCGAAAAATTCAATTTTGAAGATAACGATATTGGTGAATTGCTGTTCAATATGCACCTCGATTTTAAGCGCGCCAATGGCTACAGCGAACTGGAAATCAGTCAGAAACGCAGCATGCTGGAGAACGTCATGTTAACCGACTCGGTTGAAACCCATAAACAACGCTTGCATCAGGCGGGTTTTGAACACGCAGAAGTCTGGTTCCAATGCTTTAACTTTGGCTCGTTGATCGCGCTGAAAGCAGGAGAGGCGCAATGATTGAATTTGGCGATTTTTACCGGCTGATTGCCAAAGGCCCATTAAGTCCATGGTTAGATACCCTGCCCGCGCAGCTCAGTGCCTGGCAGCGGGAGTCGTTACACGGTAAGTTTAAAACTTGGTTTAACGCGGTAGAGCATTTGCCGTTACTTACACCGACCACATTGGATTTACGTGACGGTGTGCGAGCTGAGATGTCGCCCCTCCTTTCAGCCGGCCAGCGGGAAGGGATGGAGAATATGTTGCGCACTTTGATGCCGTGGCGCAAAGGCCCATTCTCTCTCTACGGGCTGGATATTGATACCGAGTGGCGTTCTGACTGGAAATGGCAACGCGTGTTACCCCATATCAGCCCACTGGCTGGTCGTAGCATTTTGGATGTCGGCTGCGGTAGTGGTTATCATTTGTGGCGCATGATTGGTGAAGGTGCCCACCTGGCTGTTGGCATCGACCCAATGCAACTGTTTTTATGCCAGTTCGAAGCTATTCGTAAACTGTTGGGGGGGGATCAGCGAGCGCATGTACTGCCGCTGGGTATTGAACAACTGCCGGAGCTGGCAGCTTTTGATACTGTGTTCTCAATGGGGGTGCTGTATCACCGCCGCTCACCTTTGGACCACCTTTATCAGCTCAAAAATCAGTTGGTCAACGACGGCGAACTGGTACTTGAGACCTTAGTCGTTGAAGGTGATAGCCAGCAGGTATTAGTCCCCGGTGACCGATATGCCCAGATGCGCAACGTTTATTTCATTCCATCAGCACCGGCGTTAAAAGCCTGGCTGGAAAAGTGCGGGTTTGTCGATGTCAGGATCGCTGATATGGCGCTGACCACCACCGATGAACAGCGCCGAACCGGCTGGATGACCAGCGAATCGTTAGCCGAATTCCTTGACCCACATGACCCAAGCAAAACGGTAGAAGGCTACCCTGCCCCTCTCAGAGCAGTATTAATCGCGCGTAAGCCATAATAAAACCGCCCCCGATTTAATCAGCCGGGGGCGGTGTACAACCGGTGAGCCAAGTACGCAGGATCTAGGCGCTTTGCGAAAGAGGTGCGCCCATCACTAACAGACTCTTCATCGCTTCCACAACGTCACCATCAACACAATAATGGGCAAACTCATCAGCATCGCTGTCGGCACACATTGTGACGCCCGCTTTGCGATATCTCATGGTCGATGGGGCAGCCCGCCCGGCAGAGCTGTGCAGCTCACGGATACCGGCATCGATAAACTTCTGCATATTCGTCAAGCGGACTCCCGCACCAGCCATAATCACCGGCCCGGAATCCTGGGTTGCAGCAAGCAAGTCCTTTAATAATGCCAGTCCCAGTTCAGCATTTGGCTGCTGGCCCGAAGTCAGAATTCGAGCCACTCTCAGGTCGGCCAATTGTTGTAAGGCAGTCATGGGGTTCTGGCACATATCAAATGCCCGGTGGAAAGTGACCGCCAACGGGCCGCTGATGGACATTATCTCCCGCATCCGTGGCATATCAATGTGGCCATCTTCATCCAGTACGCCAACCACTACCCCCGCAAATCCCATATCACGGATTCGCGCGATATCATTCTTGATGATTGCAAAGTCATTATTGCTATAACAGAAATCACCACCCCGTGGTCTTACGATAGGATGCACCGGAATAGTGACGGTTTCATTGGCTTGCATTAACATGCCAATGCTAGGTGTTAACCCCCCTTCGGACTGACCGCAGCATAATTCAATCCGGTCGGCTCCTGCCTTTTCTGCTATCTGCGCGCAATCAACGCTATAGCAACAAATTTCCAATATAGTCATTCTCTCTCCCGTTTGACGAACGCCACAGCGACAGTATCTATACCCTGCTGAGTTGCGGGCATATTAATAAGAATTAAATAATTCATCTATTGAATGAATAAATAGCCAAACCTCTCTCGAACTAAAACACAAACTAATAAATCATACTTAAGTGTTTACTATGGCACTCATTTTGAATCTATGAGTAGATGTCAGTCACAGTGATAACCATAAGTGAAAATCGCTATCGAAATAAATAACCCATTCACGTTAATCATTACGCTCACTGGCCACAATCTGGCGCAACGTATAGGGATGAAACTTAATAGTTATCTCACCATCACTCACCGCCAGTGTCGGGTTGGCTAAGCGCTCATGTTCCCCTTGTGGAGAACTGAATTTCTCGCTAATACCTTCCGGCAATGTGGCTGGCAATAAAGCACGGGCACGTGACCTCAAGGTATGTGGAGAACCAGGCAGGACTAGCTCGATATGCTCCCATCCCTGGTGCGGGTAATGGGTTTTCCCCGGATAGGGCAATTCCACGCAATCTATCAACCATGGCCCGACCACCAGTGGTTGAGCCAGATCAAACAGGCAAATGACTCGGTCATTAATGAGTGTCTCGGACATCAAATCACCACAATGGGCTAAGCCAGTGCGCCAACGTTGCGCGGTTTCGGTTTGGTGGCAACGCAGCGAAATATGGTCAGCGCTAAACTGCATTAAATCCAAATTCAATCTGGCGGCGAAGTTAGCCAATTTTTGCTCAAAATAGGGCAGGTCAGTTAATAAGTCCTGTAGCTCAACAATATCTTTCAGGCTGCGCATTCGGATCTCCTTTTGAATTGTTATTGCGTGCAGTAACGCGGCCATAATCTACCGTTATTACCGCTTATCAGCCATATTTAATCTAACCGTTCTGTTATTTCACATCCGCCATTGCTAATAAAATAACCGGTTAATCTATTTAGCCATGAGATTCACCACAACCATTGGCCTGATGCTGACGCCGAGGGTCAAATATGGTATAAATCCTGCCATATTGTGACTAACCATCCACCAAGCCACTCTGCCGCCCGTCAGTCTTTTGCGGTGCAAGGCTCAGGCTTTGTTTGAATTAACTGGCACAGAGATTCTCTTGTGCGTCATTAATCTGTCTTTTGTGCGTAATTAAGGTAACCCGGTGAATATTCAGGCTCTTCTCTCAGATAAAGTCAGCCAGGCGCTGATTGCAGCAGGTGCTCCAGCAGACAGCGAAGCTCAGGTTCGCCAATCTGCTAAAGCTCAATTTGGCGATTATCAAGCTAATGGCGTAATGGCCGTTGCCAAAAAACTTGGCATGCAACCGAGGCAGTTGGCGGAAAAAGTCATCGAGCTGCTTGATCTTTCAGGCATTGCCAGCAAAGTTGAGATTGCCGGCCCCGGTTTTATCAATATTTTTCTGGACCGCCAATGGGTTGCAGAAAAAGTAGAACATGCGCTGACGGCACCGAAACTCGGTGTTGCACCGGTAGAACCGCAAACTATCGTGGTTGACTACTCGGCACCCAACGTGGCTAAACAGATGCATGTTGGTCACCTGCGTTCGACCATCATCGGTGACGCAGCGGTGCGCACCTTAGAGTTCCTGGGCCACAATGTTATTCGCGCTAACCACGTGGGTGACTGGGGTACCCAATTCGGCATGTTGATCGCCTATTTGGAAAAAATGCAGAACGAAAATGCCAGTGATATGGGCTTATCGGATCTGGAGCTTTTCTATCAGCAAGCCAAAAAAACCTATGACGAAGATGAAGAGTTTGCCCAACGCGCCCGCGCCTATGTGGTAAAACTGCAAGGTGGTGACGAGTATTGCCGTCAGATGTGGCGCAAGTTGGTGGATATCACCATGGCGCAAAACCAGATTGCCTACGATCGGTTAAATGTCACACTGACCAAAGATGATGTGATGGGTGAAAGCCTGTATAACGCCATGTTGCCGGGTATTGTTGCTGATCTGAAAGCCAAAGGGCTGGCGGTGGAAAGCGAAGGGGCAACGGTGGTGTATCTGGATGAATATAAAAATAAAGATGGTGAGCCAATGGGCGTCATCATTCAGAAAAAGGATGGCGGTTACCTCTACACCACCACTGATATCGCTTGTGCCAAATATCGCTATGAAACCTTGGGCGCAGACCGCGTGCTGTATTACATCGATACCCGTCAGCACCAGCATCTGATGCAGGCCTGGACTATCGTTCGTAAAGCCGGTTATGTTCCTGAGTCAGTACCCCTTGAGCACCATATGTTTGGCATGATGCTGGGTAAAGACGGTAAACCGTTTAAGACGCGCTCCGGCGGTACAGTGAAGCTTGCCGATTTACTGGATGAAGCTATTGAGCGTGCTGGTAAATTGATTGCCGAGAAAAACCCCGATATGC
The sequence above is drawn from the Yersinia intermedia genome and encodes:
- the argS gene encoding arginine--tRNA ligase, which encodes MNIQALLSDKVSQALIAAGAPADSEAQVRQSAKAQFGDYQANGVMAVAKKLGMQPRQLAEKVIELLDLSGIASKVEIAGPGFINIFLDRQWVAEKVEHALTAPKLGVAPVEPQTIVVDYSAPNVAKQMHVGHLRSTIIGDAAVRTLEFLGHNVIRANHVGDWGTQFGMLIAYLEKMQNENASDMGLSDLELFYQQAKKTYDEDEEFAQRARAYVVKLQGGDEYCRQMWRKLVDITMAQNQIAYDRLNVTLTKDDVMGESLYNAMLPGIVADLKAKGLAVESEGATVVYLDEYKNKDGEPMGVIIQKKDGGYLYTTTDIACAKYRYETLGADRVLYYIDTRQHQHLMQAWTIVRKAGYVPESVPLEHHMFGMMLGKDGKPFKTRSGGTVKLADLLDEAIERAGKLIAEKNPDMPADELKQVVDAVGIGAVKYADLSKSRTTDYIFDWDNMLALDGNTAPYMQYAYTRVVSVFKRAGIDESNLTLPLVITEDREAALATRLLQFEEVITTVAREGTPHVMCSYLYDLAGLFSSFYEHCQILNAESEEIRQSRLKLAMLTAKTLKQGLDTLGIQTVERM